From Ictidomys tridecemlineatus isolate mIctTri1 chromosome 2, mIctTri1.hap1, whole genome shotgun sequence, the proteins below share one genomic window:
- the LOC101972909 gene encoding fatty acid-binding protein 5 codes for MATVQQLEGRWRLVDSKGFDDYMKELRVELTMRKMGAMAKPDCIITLDGQKLNIKTESTLKTTQFSCTLGEKFEETTADGRKTQMVCSFVDDAFVQHQEWDGKESTITRKLKDGKLVVECVMKNVTCT; via the coding sequence ATGGCCACTGTTCAGCAGCTGGAAGGAAGATGGCGCCTGGTGGACAGCAAAGGCTTTGATGACTACATGAAAGAACTAAGAGTGGAACTGACTATGAGGAAAATGGGTGCAATGGCCAAACCAGATTGTATCATCACCCTTGACGGCCAGAAGCTCAACATAAAAACTGAAAGCACTTTGAAAACAACACAGTTTTCTTGTACCCTGGGAGAGAAGTTTGAAGAAACTACAGCTGATGGCAGAAAAACTCAGATGGTCTGCAGCTTTGTTGACGATGCATTTGTTCAGCATCAGGAATGGGATGGGAAGGAAAGCACAATAACAAGAAAATTGAAAGATGGGAAGTTAGTGGTGGAGTGTGTCATGAAAAATGTTACCTGTACTTGA